From one Triticum urartu cultivar G1812 chromosome 3, Tu2.1, whole genome shotgun sequence genomic stretch:
- the LOC125547551 gene encoding uncharacterized protein LOC125547551 — translation MSDIWSVVRWWDDWQLRILVLGSLGLQWFLLLAAPMRKYTIPRVFRTCIWLAYISSDALAIYALATLFNRHARGSNCGGVEQSSVLEVLWAPVLLIHLGGQQEMTGYEIEDNELWTRHTVTLVSQVAVALYAFCKSWRSSSDWKLLAAAVLLFVVGVLSFSEKPLALNRAKIKRLAAVSAWVQGTKKPSKWRKRVNKFFLFEESNCFTGMPTQSSVGGGEEGAGGKKEQKPPVVALTEADKVLMVLSDMSLLAAAKDLVSRNKAGKVEDVLPPLPVAEKALPRWLRSAFAFIYTRATVVVTPLYLLYHLLVVPVLHMAALALFAASDKQPYRRADVKITYIILCLTAALDVLAVFIRQLLYRLMSMTKVPALCETVPGYNLVDAALREGDKSIGWIYKCARRMGFNCKGGCLSCRPQLGQLYKKVAQTVIADLVDAQDRDLASYRILDSHNWALSKELQGHCGEEIKESLSVSFDRSVLLWHMASDLCFRCIDGAALVDDGGKQEGEGGGAEEKVEGVEAEAAAAAAEEEAVEEQEQEEGGGGGGGGGEIEQEEEERKSRDPALQLHIKCTVAISNYMAHLLNFNPEMLLTGSRHHLISEAVEELKSSSLSKNKDELSQKDVNELIAGILDRDTSSSTSQEVFHILEACKLAKELLEIRDPTARWMLMYRVWLGMLCYSASMCRGYLHAKSLGEGGEFLSFVWLVLSLKGAKSLADKLQMPPEASDTAKSNAPPPVT, via the coding sequence atGTCTGATATCTGGAGCGTTGTGCGATGGTGGGACGATTGGCAGCTGCGCATCCTGGTGCTGGGCAGCCTGGGCCTGCAGTGGTTCCTCCTGCTGGCCGCGCCCATGCGCAAGTACACCATCCCGCGCGTCTTCAGGACGTGCATCTGGCTGGCCTACATCTCCAGCGACGCGCTGGCCATCTACGCGCTCGCCACCCTCTTCAACCGCCACGCCAGGGGCAGCAACTGCGGCGGCGTCGAGCAGTCGAGCGTCCTGGAGGTCCTGTGGGCTCCCGTCCTCCTCATCCACCTCGGCGGCCAGCAGGAGATGACCGGCTACGAGATCGAGGACAACGAGCTGTGGACGAGGCACACCGTGACGCTGGTGTCCCAGGTCGCGGTCGCCCTCTACGCCTTCTGCAAGTCATGGCGCAGCTCCAGTGACTGGAAGCTACTGGCGGCGGCGGTCCTCCTCTTCGTCGTCGGGGTCCTCAGCTTCAGCGAGAAGCCCTTGGCCCTCAACAGGGCCAAGATCAAGAGGCTAGCGGCTGTGTCTGCCTGGGTGCAAGGGACCAAGAAGCCTTCCAAATGGAGGAAGCGCGTCAACAAGTTCTTCTTGTTCGAGGAGAGCAATTGCTTCACCGGGATGCCCACACAAAGCagtgtcggcggcggggaagaaggaGCCGGCGGGAAGAAGGAGCAAAAACCACCGGTGGTGGCCCTGACGGAGGCAGACAAAGTCTTGATGGTACTTTCGGACATGTCACTGCTAGCTGCTGCCAAGGATCTGGTGTCACGAAACAAagccggcaaggtggaggatgttCTGCCGCCTCTACCCGTCGCCGAGAAGGCCTTGCCGCGCTGGTTGCGCAGTGCATTCGCCTTCATCTACACCAGAGCTACCGTGGTTGTCACTCCTCTCTACCTGCTCTATCATCTGTTGGTGGTCCCTGTCCTGCACATGGCCGCCCTGGCGCTGTTTGCAGCGAGCGACAAGCAACCGTATCGGCGCGCCGACGTGAAGATAACCTACATCATCCTGTGCCTCACCGCGGCGCTGGATGTCCTGGCGGTGTTCATCCGGCAGCTGCTGTACCGGCTCATGTCCATGACAAAGGTCCCAGCCTTGTGCGAGACGGTACCCGGCTATAACCTCGTCGACGCGGCGCTTCGGGAGGGCGACAAGAGCATCGGGTGGATATACAAGTGTGCCAGGCGCATGGGCTTCAACTGCAAGGGTGGATGTCTTTCTTGCAGGCCTCAACTTGGTCAACTGTACAAGAAGGTGGCACAGACAGTGATCGCAGATCTGGTGGATGCACAGGACCGTGACCTTGCCAGTTACAGGATCTTGGATTCCCACAACTGGGCTCTCAGTAAGGAGCTGCAAGGGCACTGTGGCGAGGAGATAAAAGAAAGCTTGAGCGTCTCGTTCGACCGGAGTGTCCTCCTATGGCACATGGCCTCCGATCTTTGCTTCCGCTGCATTGACGGTGCCGCATTGGTCGATGATGGTGGTAAacaagaaggagaaggaggaggagcaGAAGAAAAAGTCGAAGGAGTAGAAgcagaagcagcagcagcagcagcagaagaagaagcagtagaagaacaagaacaagaagaaggaggaggaggaggaggcggcggaggggaaatagaacaagaagaagaagaacggaagagtaGGGACCCAGCATTACAGCTTCATATCAAGTGCACGGTGGCAATATCCAACTACATGGCGCACCTGCTCAACTTCAACCCCGAGATGCTTCTCACCGGCAGCAGGCACCATCTCATCTCCGAAGCCGTTGAGGAGCTGAAATCCTCCTCTTTGTCCAAGAACAAGGACGAGCTAAGCCAGAAGGACGTCAATGAGCTCATTGCCGGCATACTGGACCGTGACACTAGTAGTAGTACGTCCCAAGAAGTTTTCCACATCCTGGAGGCATGCAAGCTCGCCAAGGAGCTGCTGGAGATACGGGACCCGACGGCGCGGTGGATGCTCATGTACCGGGTGTGGCTGGGCATGCTCTGCTACTCGGCGAGCATGTGCAGGGGTTACCTCCACGCCAAGAGCTTGGGTGAAGGTGGGGAGTTCCTCTCCTTCGTCTGGCTCGTGCTCTCGCTCAAGGGGGCCAAGAGCTTGGCCGACAAGCTTCAGATGCCGCCGGAGGCTTCTGACACGGCCAAATCGAACGCGCCGCCGCCGGTTACTTGA
- the LOC125542322 gene encoding thioredoxin H-type-like, whose amino-acid sequence MSLTTNVDVFKPPRRGYYWSYYIITSSQELESALAHPLAQTYPVVLMFWASWNEPCRVMMRPFRAMAVAKRRAAIFCQVDVDKFKDIVERYRVEALPTFLLLKQGMEKGRVVGAKVGDLSTIIMANI is encoded by the exons ATGTCATTGACCACCAATGTCGATG TGTTTAAGCCGCCTCGCAGAGGCTATTACTGGAGTTATTACATCATCACAAGTTCTCAAGAGCTAGAGTCCGCCCTGGCGCACCCTCTAGCGCAAACCTATCCG GTGGTGCTCATGTTCTGGGCGAGCTGGAACGAGCCATGCAGGGTGATGATGAGACCCTTTAGGGCCATGGCCGTGGCTAAGAGAAGGGCCGCCATATTCTGCCAGGTGGACGTCGACAAGTTCAAA GATATCGTGGAGCGGTACCGAGTGGAGGCGCTGCCAACGTTCCTGCTGCTCAAGCAAGGCATGGAGAAGGGCAGGGTCGTCGGCGCCAAGGTCGGGGACCTCAGCACCATCATCATGGCCAACATATAA